One stretch of Candidatus Nomurabacteria bacterium DNA includes these proteins:
- the argS gene encoding arginine--tRNA ligase yields the protein MKVSISKSVLQKFPNIVEGIVVAHGVNVETSHSRSINELLRKSEKDLISKYKGKGIEDVASIKVWDEIYKSVGEDSEMSKKDKQKMLPSHKNLALRVLGGDKIPNVNPLVNYYNALSLKYLLPFGAEDLSGYFGDLQLDVADGSELFLEINGKKVGRASKGEIVWKDSHSVSCRMWAWRQSERTKITRTTVDLIVIIDYVDDGGEINMLGQQSIDEIANGLESLFGAKIERYILDQRCPVVEVPFKSRSMSELTGTVEQNLASLVVSKIQGTKGIRKRKPESLRFEATDSLLRDLDLALRPYLPKDIGDIGLAYSQDGFLGDVSSSVAFRYSKILKDSPRNTAEMIVKNMVDQREKEDFEKAPFSIVTAAENGFINIRISPEFISKKLETVLENLDIFGRSNVGGGKLMLVESPGWNPNKTPHVGHLLNILLGKALIRLFQHVGLEAENDDIINDKGLPVMQTLWAYQKFADGATPESTGDKPDHFVYRYYVLGKNKYNEDPEVQKAVRDFLVRWEKGDKEIRMLWERLVNWSYTGQRQTIKRIWEEPGYAWYESDVYKGGKEIITEHLGEGVLEKLDDGAVIARIEQEYGLPDTIVLKSDGTGLYHTQDMGLLVRKKEKFDPWKIIYVVGEEQVAHFQRLFAILDALNIMPMDDLYHFAYSVVVGKDGKKLSSRDGLDLSADDLMDQMKDEAATVLRSRSSDIPDKVLDEISDAVAIGALKYSLLSRDPFKQMKFDVEESLSFTGKSGPYIMYAYTRAKNIQKKVGQVGEERVVTPDVFEKVYTDDVRNLVVRLLKYPEVIIQSSNNYSPGILAEYLFDLAKSFNNFYESVRVVDATPEDQRILLDVVKLSMHVLKDGLQILGIKTLDEM from the coding sequence ATGAAAGTGTCGATCTCGAAGTCCGTATTACAAAAATTCCCCAATATCGTAGAAGGGATAGTGGTAGCTCATGGGGTGAATGTGGAAACCTCACACAGCAGGAGCATAAACGAACTTTTGAGAAAAAGTGAGAAGGATCTGATATCAAAATACAAAGGGAAGGGGATCGAAGATGTTGCATCTATCAAGGTTTGGGACGAGATATATAAGAGTGTAGGTGAAGATTCGGAGATGTCGAAAAAAGATAAGCAAAAGATGTTACCTTCTCACAAGAACCTTGCACTCCGTGTATTGGGAGGTGACAAGATACCAAACGTCAATCCGCTTGTGAATTATTATAATGCTCTATCACTGAAATACTTATTGCCATTTGGTGCAGAAGATCTGTCAGGTTATTTCGGAGATCTGCAGTTAGATGTCGCTGATGGAAGTGAGTTATTTTTAGAGATCAATGGAAAGAAGGTAGGAAGGGCTTCGAAAGGAGAAATTGTATGGAAAGATTCTCATTCTGTATCCTGTAGGATGTGGGCATGGCGACAGTCAGAACGCACAAAGATCACTAGGACTACCGTAGATCTTATCGTCATAATCGACTATGTAGATGATGGGGGAGAGATAAATATGCTCGGACAGCAGTCAATCGATGAGATTGCCAACGGTCTAGAATCACTGTTTGGTGCTAAGATTGAGAGGTATATCTTAGATCAACGATGTCCTGTAGTAGAAGTTCCGTTTAAGAGCAGATCTATGTCAGAACTTACTGGTACTGTAGAGCAGAACCTAGCATCGCTTGTAGTCAGTAAGATTCAGGGAACAAAGGGAATTCGAAAAAGGAAGCCTGAATCTTTGAGATTTGAAGCTACAGATAGTCTACTTAGGGATCTCGATCTAGCATTGAGACCGTATCTTCCGAAAGATATCGGAGATATAGGTTTAGCATACTCTCAGGACGGGTTTCTCGGAGATGTCTCTTCATCTGTTGCATTTCGTTATTCTAAGATATTGAAAGATTCACCACGAAATACAGCTGAAATGATCGTAAAGAACATGGTTGATCAGAGAGAGAAGGAAGACTTTGAAAAAGCACCATTTAGCATTGTGACTGCAGCAGAAAATGGATTTATCAACATCAGGATCTCTCCAGAGTTCATTTCAAAAAAATTAGAAACAGTATTAGAAAACCTTGATATCTTTGGTAGATCAAATGTTGGTGGTGGGAAGCTTATGCTAGTCGAAAGTCCTGGTTGGAATCCGAATAAAACCCCCCATGTCGGGCATTTATTGAATATCCTTCTGGGGAAGGCACTGATCCGACTTTTTCAGCATGTTGGCTTGGAGGCCGAGAATGACGATATCATCAATGATAAGGGATTGCCTGTAATGCAAACGTTGTGGGCTTATCAAAAGTTTGCTGATGGAGCTACTCCTGAATCTACAGGTGATAAGCCAGATCACTTCGTTTATAGATACTATGTTTTAGGAAAGAACAAATATAATGAGGATCCTGAGGTTCAAAAAGCAGTGCGTGATTTTCTTGTCAGGTGGGAAAAAGGTGATAAGGAGATACGAATGCTTTGGGAAAGGTTGGTGAACTGGTCATATACTGGACAACGACAAACAATTAAGCGAATTTGGGAGGAGCCGGGTTACGCTTGGTATGAAAGTGATGTTTACAAAGGTGGTAAGGAGATAATCACTGAACATCTAGGAGAAGGGGTGTTAGAAAAGCTAGATGATGGAGCTGTTATTGCACGAATCGAGCAGGAGTATGGTCTACCTGATACTATAGTACTGAAATCAGATGGTACAGGCCTTTATCATACGCAAGACATGGGTTTGCTTGTAAGGAAAAAGGAGAAGTTCGACCCATGGAAGATAATCTACGTAGTAGGAGAGGAACAGGTAGCACATTTTCAAAGGCTTTTTGCAATTTTGGATGCGCTTAACATCATGCCGATGGATGATCTGTATCATTTCGCTTACTCTGTAGTGGTCGGTAAGGATGGAAAGAAACTGAGTTCGCGTGATGGATTAGATCTTTCTGCTGATGACCTTATGGATCAGATGAAAGATGAAGCTGCTACTGTATTACGATCTCGCTCGAGTGATATACCTGATAAGGTACTTGATGAAATATCAGATGCTGTAGCTATTGGTGCTCTCAAATACTCGCTACTCTCTAGAGATCCTTTCAAGCAGATGAAGTTTGATGTTGAGGAATCACTTTCTTTCACGGGTAAAAGTGGCCCATATATTATGTATGCATACACACGCGCAAAGAATATTCAAAAGAAGGTAGGGCAGGTTGGAGAGGAGAGGGTAGTCACACCCGATGTTTTTGAGAAGGTATATACTGATGATGTTCGCAATCTTGTAGTACGTCTGCTGAAGTATCCCGAAGTGATCATTCAATCCTCTAATAATTACTCGCCGGGTATACTTGCTGAGTATCTGTTTGATCTTGCCAAGAGCTTCAATAACTTCTACGAAAGTGTGAGGGTTGTAGATGCAACACCAGAAGACCAGAGAATACTTCTTGATGTTGTTAAGTTATCGATGCATGTATTAAAGGATGGTCTGCAAATATTGGGTATAAAGACTTTGGATGAGATGTGA
- a CDS encoding proline--tRNA ligase — MKYSKLFGKTVKIAPRSATMTSHKLLYQGGFIRESVAGRYFMLPLGMRVQDKVTRIIEEEMDSGGAQKMITPVLHPLALWQETNRTNTTGFELIKVTDRRGDEFVLGGTGEEMFTDVVRNYHLSYKDLPINVYQFSSKFRDEIRVRGGLLRVREFLMKDAYSFHTDEEDFIKEYEKIGQTYERIFKRMGLVAISVLADNGYIGGEYCHEYVVDSEIGESKYLFNADRSYIAHEDVAEFTREDINLDEEMKEFEIIEQPEWVKTMEDNEKHYGLPKARFLKNVVYRHRITGEIIIATIRGDLEVNKNKLEHVLDAVGQLEDATDEDLAKIGTKSGYVHCWGHEGARYIGDISLTTVRNFIGGQKEETTDSINVNYGRDFECEILADIALAKAGYLDKDGKSALEENRGIEVGNIFQLGYHYSSKMSAYYIDSTGANKEYYMGCYGIGVGRTIASIVELHNDDKGIIWPITVSPYHVHLVELGQDEEISQAAEKLYTALWDAGVEVLWDDRKDVSAGVILNDADLIGIPIRLLISSRSMEQGSVELKYRESGDTIMIEYDTAVDLIKQKIKDLEYQVFESA, encoded by the coding sequence ATGAAGTATTCAAAACTATTCGGAAAAACTGTCAAAATAGCTCCTAGGAGCGCTACTATGACATCCCACAAACTCTTATATCAGGGTGGTTTCATTAGAGAGAGTGTAGCGGGTAGATACTTTATGCTTCCATTAGGGATGAGGGTTCAAGATAAAGTTACACGCATAATTGAGGAGGAAATGGATAGTGGTGGGGCTCAAAAGATGATCACTCCAGTTCTACACCCCCTTGCTCTGTGGCAGGAAACGAACCGTACAAATACAACGGGTTTTGAGTTGATCAAGGTGACCGATCGTAGAGGTGATGAATTTGTTCTTGGGGGGACGGGTGAAGAAATGTTCACAGATGTTGTGAGAAATTACCATCTTTCATATAAAGATCTTCCAATTAACGTATATCAGTTCAGTTCCAAGTTTAGAGATGAGATCAGGGTTCGTGGAGGTTTATTAAGAGTTCGTGAATTCTTAATGAAGGATGCATATTCATTTCACACTGATGAGGAGGATTTTATCAAAGAGTATGAAAAGATCGGTCAGACGTACGAACGGATCTTTAAGAGAATGGGATTGGTAGCAATAAGTGTTCTAGCAGATAATGGATATATTGGTGGAGAATACTGTCATGAGTATGTTGTAGATTCGGAGATAGGTGAGAGCAAGTATCTGTTTAATGCGGATAGGTCATATATTGCTCATGAGGATGTTGCAGAATTCACTAGAGAAGATATCAATCTGGATGAAGAGATGAAAGAGTTTGAGATAATTGAGCAACCGGAATGGGTAAAGACTATGGAAGATAACGAGAAGCATTATGGATTACCAAAAGCTCGATTCCTTAAAAATGTTGTATATCGACATCGCATAACTGGGGAGATAATCATCGCTACTATCAGAGGAGATCTTGAAGTTAATAAAAATAAGTTGGAGCATGTCCTTGATGCTGTAGGGCAGTTAGAAGATGCAACCGATGAGGATCTAGCAAAGATAGGGACTAAAAGTGGCTATGTTCACTGTTGGGGGCATGAAGGAGCCCGATATATCGGAGATATTTCCCTTACAACTGTACGAAACTTCATTGGAGGGCAGAAAGAAGAGACTACAGACAGTATAAATGTGAATTATGGTAGAGATTTTGAATGTGAGATCTTGGCAGATATTGCTTTAGCGAAAGCAGGATATCTCGATAAGGACGGCAAGTCAGCTCTTGAGGAGAATAGAGGCATCGAAGTTGGAAACATCTTCCAATTAGGATATCACTATTCTTCAAAAATGTCGGCATACTATATTGATTCAACAGGTGCAAATAAGGAGTATTATATGGGTTGTTATGGTATAGGTGTGGGTAGAACTATCGCTTCGATAGTCGAGTTGCATAATGATGATAAAGGTATCATATGGCCAATAACTGTAAGCCCATATCATGTACATCTCGTTGAGCTTGGTCAGGATGAAGAGATCTCTCAAGCAGCTGAAAAGCTGTACACAGCACTTTGGGATGCAGGTGTAGAAGTTCTTTGGGACGATCGAAAGGATGTTTCAGCAGGAGTGATATTGAATGATGCAGATCTTATCGGTATTCCCATAAGATTGTTGATAAGTTCTCGTTCTATGGAGCAAGGGAGTGTTGAGCTGAAATATCGTGAAAGTGGTGATACAATTATGATTGAGTATGATACTGCAGTTGACCTGATCAAACAGAAGATCAAGGACCTTGAGTATCAGGTGTTCGAAAGTGCCTAA
- the uvrA gene encoding excinuclease ABC subunit UvrA, with protein sequence MQDFIRIKGAKVHNLKDISIDIPRNKLVVMTGVSGSGKSSLAFDTLYAEGQRRYVESLSSYARQFLGLMEKPDVESIEGLSPAISIDQKTSSSNPRSTVGTVTEIYDYLRLLYGQIGETHCPNCGRSVKAQTIQEIAKQVFSTLSKQQNTSKAQNQKKTDMNVRIQILSPIIQSRKGTYIELLEGLLSKGFLRVRIDGEVFVLDDIERIKLDKNIKHDIDLIVDRLISPDKNILGKEDSDEFKEFEKRLSDALELASNMAEGEIKVLINDQEFFYSENNTCFSCKVSFPKIKPASFSFNSPHGACEKCAGLGTLKEIDIDKIYNPRLSIMEGGIFPWSNRTTTPGSWTYNILSKVAETHGFNLKTPIGEYPQDIFDLVFYGIGADSDYRISYRNKQGQYREYDARFEGVIPELERRYHETSSSYIRMETEKYMVERDCSVCEGKRLKPYSLAVTIAETNIDSLVKKQIEEAIRFLKDLDLKGNHAQIASPILKEIISRLKFLSDVGLDYLTLDRKANTLSGGESQRIRLASQIGTGLTGVLYVLDEPSIGLHSRDVTRLINTLEELRDLGNSVVVVEHDHETISRADYIVDIGPGAGDLGGEVVAEGPFDKFIKQGSMTAKYLKGDLYVGEGLPTPYQLTLNDNSKAPLSIKLKGVTTHNLKDISVSIPLGRFVGIAGVSGSGKSSLINDTLYPILMNEKMNGKRRVGEYRSIEGLEHIDKVIGIDQSPIGRTPRSNPVTYTGAFTKIRELFASTQEARARGYKAGRFSFNVRGGRCEKCKGDGQIKIEMQFLPDMYVTCEECGGKRYNKDALQIDYKGKNIADVLDMRVSEALQFFSNIGPIRSKLKLLEDVGLGYIKLGQYATTLSGGESQRIKLARELSKTVRGHTVYILDEPTTGLHFHDVDKLLRVLKKLVEKNNTIIIIEHNMDLLRFCDWIIDLGPEGGDRGGEVVACGTIQDIIQEPRSHTGRYLKEYLDEMKA encoded by the coding sequence ATGCAGGATTTTATCAGGATCAAGGGCGCAAAGGTACATAACCTTAAGGATATTTCCATAGATATCCCTAGAAACAAGCTGGTCGTCATGACCGGTGTTTCAGGTTCCGGAAAATCCTCACTCGCTTTCGATACACTGTATGCAGAAGGACAGAGAAGATACGTAGAGTCACTTTCCTCTTATGCTAGGCAATTTTTGGGATTGATGGAGAAGCCTGATGTAGAATCTATAGAAGGTCTTTCCCCTGCAATTTCTATCGACCAAAAGACCTCTAGTTCAAACCCTAGATCTACAGTCGGAACCGTTACTGAGATATACGATTACTTGCGACTTTTGTATGGTCAGATCGGTGAAACACACTGTCCTAACTGTGGGAGAAGTGTAAAAGCGCAAACTATACAAGAGATTGCTAAACAAGTCTTTTCAACCTTATCAAAACAGCAAAATACCTCGAAGGCTCAAAATCAGAAAAAAACAGACATGAATGTACGAATCCAGATCCTCTCTCCAATTATACAATCCAGAAAGGGAACTTATATTGAACTATTAGAGGGTTTGCTCTCAAAAGGATTCCTTCGTGTACGCATAGATGGAGAGGTTTTTGTACTAGATGATATAGAAAGGATCAAATTAGATAAAAATATCAAGCATGATATCGACTTGATCGTTGACCGCTTGATCTCTCCTGACAAGAATATACTTGGCAAAGAAGATTCAGATGAATTCAAGGAGTTTGAGAAACGCCTTTCCGATGCACTCGAACTCGCCTCAAACATGGCAGAGGGCGAAATAAAGGTTCTGATCAATGATCAAGAATTCTTCTACTCAGAGAACAACACCTGCTTTAGCTGCAAAGTTTCTTTCCCAAAGATCAAGCCAGCATCATTCTCGTTCAATTCTCCACATGGTGCATGTGAAAAGTGTGCTGGACTAGGGACATTGAAAGAGATAGACATCGACAAGATCTATAATCCTAGATTATCCATCATGGAAGGAGGGATATTTCCATGGTCAAACAGAACCACTACGCCAGGATCTTGGACCTACAATATCCTCTCAAAAGTTGCTGAAACACACGGATTCAACCTAAAGACACCTATCGGAGAATATCCTCAAGATATATTTGATCTTGTCTTTTATGGTATAGGTGCAGATAGCGATTACAGGATCAGCTATCGAAACAAACAAGGACAGTACAGAGAGTACGATGCCCGATTTGAGGGTGTCATACCAGAGCTTGAGCGACGCTATCACGAAACCTCATCTTCATATATTCGGATGGAAACAGAAAAGTATATGGTGGAGAGGGATTGCTCTGTATGTGAAGGTAAGAGATTGAAACCGTATTCATTAGCTGTCACCATCGCTGAAACTAATATCGACTCACTAGTAAAAAAGCAGATAGAAGAAGCTATCCGTTTCCTCAAAGATCTCGATCTAAAGGGCAATCATGCCCAAATAGCTTCACCTATCCTGAAAGAGATCATCAGCAGATTGAAATTTCTCTCGGATGTCGGACTTGATTATCTTACATTAGATAGAAAAGCAAACACCTTATCAGGAGGCGAATCACAAAGGATCCGCCTTGCTTCTCAGATCGGAACGGGGCTGACCGGTGTACTCTATGTACTCGACGAACCATCGATCGGTTTGCACTCGAGAGATGTCACACGCCTGATCAACACCTTAGAAGAGTTGAGAGATCTTGGGAACTCAGTCGTTGTAGTCGAGCACGACCATGAAACTATAAGTCGCGCTGATTATATAGTCGACATCGGACCAGGAGCAGGCGACCTGGGAGGTGAAGTAGTAGCAGAAGGACCATTTGACAAGTTTATCAAACAGGGGTCTATGACTGCTAAATACCTCAAAGGAGATCTATATGTCGGTGAAGGACTCCCTACCCCATATCAGCTCACACTCAATGATAACTCCAAAGCGCCTCTCTCGATCAAACTGAAAGGTGTCACTACGCACAACCTAAAAGATATCTCTGTAAGTATACCTCTAGGTCGGTTTGTTGGGATAGCAGGAGTATCAGGTTCGGGAAAATCATCGCTCATTAACGATACACTCTATCCTATCCTAATGAACGAGAAGATGAATGGGAAAAGACGAGTTGGAGAATACAGATCAATAGAAGGACTTGAGCATATAGATAAGGTCATTGGTATCGACCAATCACCCATAGGACGCACACCAAGATCCAACCCCGTCACATACACAGGTGCTTTCACAAAGATCCGAGAATTATTTGCCAGCACTCAAGAAGCAAGAGCGAGAGGCTATAAAGCTGGGAGGTTCAGCTTCAATGTTCGTGGAGGACGGTGCGAGAAGTGCAAAGGAGATGGTCAGATCAAGATAGAGATGCAATTCTTACCCGATATGTATGTCACTTGTGAGGAATGTGGTGGTAAGAGATATAACAAGGATGCCTTACAGATAGATTATAAAGGTAAGAATATCGCAGATGTTCTAGATATGCGCGTATCTGAGGCCCTACAATTCTTCAGCAACATAGGTCCTATCCGAAGTAAACTCAAACTGCTTGAAGATGTAGGGTTGGGTTACATTAAATTAGGACAGTACGCCACAACCCTATCAGGAGGAGAATCTCAAAGGATCAAATTAGCACGGGAGCTATCAAAGACCGTAAGAGGTCACACAGTATACATCCTTGATGAGCCAACAACCGGACTTCACTTTCACGATGTAGACAAACTCCTCAGGGTGTTGAAGAAACTTGTAGAGAAGAACAACACGATCATCATCATTGAGCATAATATGGACCTACTGAGATTTTGCGATTGGATCATAGACCTTGGTCCCGAAGGTGGTGATCGCGGAGGCGAGGTCGTAGCATGTGGTACCATACAGGATATTATCCAAGAGCCTCGAAGTCACACGGGTCGATACTTGAAAGAATACCTTGATGAGATGAAAGCTTGA
- a CDS encoding DUF1653 domain-containing protein, whose protein sequence is MHTETEEIYRILYEGAPVKKNNGKRTADKDIHPVVEYTGVAFDVPEGRWRHFKGGEYYVYGACEDGDGESYILYRHLDGKGQKKLWLRPKEMFLGIKQLENGDLVERFVYLGS, encoded by the coding sequence ATGCATACAGAGACAGAGGAGATCTATCGTATATTATATGAAGGCGCTCCAGTAAAAAAGAATAATGGTAAAAGGACAGCAGATAAGGATATTCACCCTGTAGTTGAGTATACCGGAGTCGCTTTTGATGTACCCGAAGGTCGTTGGAGGCATTTTAAGGGTGGTGAGTATTATGTATACGGAGCTTGTGAAGACGGCGACGGTGAAAGTTATATTCTGTATAGACATTTGGATGGCAAAGGTCAGAAAAAGCTATGGCTAAGACCAAAAGAGATGTTTTTAGGTATCAAGCAGTTAGAGAACGGCGACCTCGTAGAGCGCTTCGTCTATCTCGGGAGTTGA
- a CDS encoding anaerobic ribonucleoside-triphosphate reductase activating protein yields MEKFTLLDYPGKMSAIIFTYGCDMRCPYCHNPELVTQRLDRKNAFSVDDVIDFLQTRVDKLEAVVITGGEPTIHRDLEDVITRIRELGYMIKLDTNGGSPERVESILELGIVDYWAMDIKYGKDLYAQGVNGGRKILERDVERSIRSIMSDGVDHEFRTTVMKGMHDIDSMHKIGEMINGADNYYIQNFRPGKTIDPTLNSQNSFTQGELEDFKRIMEAYVKNVYIR; encoded by the coding sequence TTGGAGAAATTCACATTACTTGATTATCCCGGCAAGATGTCAGCGATCATCTTTACTTATGGCTGTGATATGCGCTGCCCCTACTGCCATAATCCCGAATTAGTAACACAACGGCTTGATCGGAAAAATGCCTTTTCCGTAGATGATGTCATAGATTTCCTACAGACACGTGTGGATAAATTAGAGGCCGTTGTAATTACTGGTGGGGAGCCGACCATACATCGCGACCTAGAAGATGTGATCACTCGTATACGCGAGCTTGGGTATATGATCAAGCTAGACACGAACGGAGGGTCGCCTGAACGCGTAGAGAGTATCTTAGAGCTTGGTATAGTTGATTATTGGGCTATGGATATCAAGTACGGGAAAGACTTGTATGCACAGGGTGTTAACGGAGGCAGGAAGATACTCGAAAGGGATGTTGAGAGGAGTATTCGATCGATCATGAGTGATGGTGTTGATCACGAATTCCGTACTACTGTGATGAAGGGTATGCACGATATTGATTCTATGCACAAGATAGGAGAAATGATCAATGGTGCTGATAACTATTATATTCAGAATTTTCGACCCGGAAAGACTATCGACCCGACACTGAACAGTCAGAACAGTTTCACTCAAGGTGAACTGGAAGATTTTAAGCGGATAATGGAGGCATATGTTAAGAATGTTTACATTCGATGA
- a CDS encoding ribonucleoside triphosphate reductase: protein MPSKVGIVKDRKSKVSIRSDQKPRHLSTTNNASHYEHPFKNVIKRDGRIEIFNPERIENGIFKAAQSVGGSDRERAKEVTEEILRRLKEKYPEEEDIKAVDILEVLEQTLLDMGHGKTAKAFVLYRDLRNKIRNIKSLIDADELVGDYIGEHDWRVNENSNMSYSWQGLNNHISSSVQANYWLHSIYSKEIANAHINADLHIHDLGMLAIYCCGWSLEDLLLRGFTGVPGKISCAPPKHFSTALGQTVNFFYTLQHEAAGAQAFSSFDTYLAPFVRYDELSYKQVKQALQEFVFNMNVPTRVGCQTPFTNITMDITPSGALADEAVIIGGKRMSERYKDFQPEMDLINKAFAEVMIEGDASGRVFTFPIPTYNITKNFDWDNPALEPLWEMTAKYGIPYFSNYVNSDMNPDDARSMCCRLRLDNRELRKRGGGLFGSNPLTGSVGVVTINLPRLGYLAKDKEDLFERLDELMEIAKASLIKKREVLEEFTERGLYPYSRFYLSAVKDRFGEFWKNHFNTIGINGMNELLLNFMGEDLSTSKGQEFAKEIMEHMRDKIGGYQEETGDIFNLEATPAESTGYRFAKADKKKFPEIITAPSMAESKDPYYTNSSQLPVGYTQDLFEALDLQDGLQCMYTGGTVFHAFLGERMPSIDSVKKLVKKVTDTYKMPYFSVTPTFSVCPKHGYLPGEHEYCPKCDVEIGYVSPEEIAQGPAEFGLHPNFSAV from the coding sequence ATGCCAAGTAAGGTAGGAATTGTCAAGGATCGAAAATCCAAGGTAAGTATACGATCTGACCAAAAACCCAGACATCTCTCAACTACAAATAATGCCAGCCACTACGAGCATCCCTTTAAGAATGTGATCAAGCGAGATGGAAGGATAGAGATCTTCAACCCCGAAAGGATAGAGAACGGCATTTTTAAGGCAGCACAATCTGTAGGAGGTTCAGACAGGGAGCGAGCAAAAGAGGTGACTGAGGAGATCCTTAGGCGATTAAAAGAAAAATATCCCGAGGAGGAAGATATCAAGGCTGTGGATATACTCGAAGTATTGGAACAAACATTGCTTGATATGGGACATGGAAAGACAGCAAAGGCATTTGTGCTTTATAGAGACCTCAGAAACAAGATCAGAAATATCAAATCGCTGATAGATGCAGATGAGTTAGTTGGCGACTATATCGGAGAACATGATTGGCGAGTCAATGAAAATTCCAATATGTCATACTCCTGGCAGGGATTGAACAACCACATCTCATCGAGTGTCCAAGCGAATTATTGGCTCCATAGTATCTATTCAAAAGAGATAGCCAATGCTCATATAAATGCTGATCTTCACATTCATGATCTGGGTATGCTTGCGATATATTGTTGTGGATGGAGTCTAGAGGACCTTTTGCTGAGAGGGTTTACAGGAGTACCGGGTAAGATCTCATGTGCTCCTCCTAAGCATTTCTCTACAGCTCTTGGTCAGACTGTGAACTTCTTCTATACCCTTCAGCATGAAGCTGCTGGTGCTCAGGCTTTCTCAAGTTTCGACACATATCTGGCACCATTTGTTCGTTATGACGAACTGTCATACAAGCAGGTAAAGCAGGCCTTGCAGGAATTTGTTTTCAATATGAATGTTCCAACCAGGGTAGGCTGTCAGACGCCATTTACAAATATCACCATGGATATCACCCCATCTGGTGCATTGGCGGATGAAGCAGTGATAATCGGAGGAAAGAGGATGTCAGAAAGATACAAAGATTTTCAGCCAGAGATGGACTTGATAAACAAAGCATTTGCAGAGGTTATGATAGAGGGAGATGCTAGTGGTAGAGTGTTTACTTTCCCGATCCCTACCTACAATATTACTAAGAATTTTGATTGGGATAATCCTGCCCTTGAGCCACTTTGGGAGATGACAGCAAAATACGGTATCCCATATTTCTCAAATTATGTGAACTCAGATATGAATCCCGATGATGCGAGATCTATGTGTTGTAGGTTGAGATTGGATAACAGGGAGTTGAGAAAACGCGGAGGTGGACTGTTCGGATCAAACCCTCTTACCGGAAGTGTAGGGGTTGTCACGATCAATCTTCCAAGATTAGGATATCTTGCAAAAGACAAGGAGGATCTTTTCGAAAGATTGGATGAGTTGATGGAGATAGCAAAAGCTAGCCTCATAAAGAAAAGAGAAGTACTTGAAGAGTTTACTGAGAGAGGGCTGTATCCGTATTCGCGGTTCTACCTATCAGCTGTAAAGGACAGATTTGGTGAATTTTGGAAAAATCACTTCAATACCATCGGTATCAATGGCATGAATGAACTTCTCCTGAATTTCATGGGAGAGGACCTCTCAACTTCCAAGGGTCAAGAATTTGCAAAAGAGATCATGGAGCATATGCGAGATAAGATAGGTGGTTACCAAGAAGAAACTGGGGATATCTTTAATCTAGAAGCAACTCCGGCTGAATCGACAGGCTATCGATTCGCAAAAGCCGACAAGAAAAAGTTTCCTGAAATTATCACCGCACCAAGTATGGCCGAATCAAAAGACCCGTATTACACAAACAGCTCTCAATTACCTGTAGGTTACACTCAGGATCTATTTGAGGCACTTGATCTTCAGGATGGGTTGCAGTGTATGTACACGGGTGGGACTGTGTTCCACGCATTTCTTGGTGAGCGAATGCCCTCTATTGATAGTGTGAAGAAACTGGTCAAAAAGGTGACTGATACATACAAGATGCCATATTTTTCTGTGACACCGACATTTAGTGTTTGTCCAAAGCATGGGTATCTGCCAGGAGAGCATGAGTACTGTCCTAAGTGTGATGTTGAGATAGGGTATGTGTCTCCTGAGGAGATTGCTCAAGGCCCAGCGGAGTTTGGATTACATCCAAATTTTAGTGCAGTTTAG
- the nrdR gene encoding transcriptional repressor NrdR, producing MKCPYCGSQKTKVVDKRDKEDEGVTRRRRECLDCEKRFTTYERVETIDLSVVKKDGTLEQYDRNKLMKSIRKAVDKHSVSEEQVCSMVEDIEMRLLNMDSITVPSVAIGKMVLEQLKEVDPIAYMRFASVYKEFKSIDQFKAELESL from the coding sequence ATGAAGTGTCCTTATTGTGGCTCTCAAAAAACAAAGGTGGTTGATAAGCGTGATAAAGAGGATGAAGGTGTCACGAGAAGAAGGAGAGAGTGTTTGGATTGTGAAAAGCGATTTACAACATATGAGAGAGTAGAAACGATAGATCTGAGCGTAGTAAAGAAAGACGGGACTTTAGAGCAATATGATAGGAACAAGTTGATGAAGAGCATCAGAAAGGCTGTCGACAAGCACTCTGTTTCAGAAGAACAGGTGTGTAGCATGGTTGAAGATATCGAGATGCGACTTCTCAACATGGATTCTATAACCGTACCATCTGTAGCTATTGGGAAGATGGTTCTGGAGCAATTAAAGGAGGTAGACCCGATAGCCTATATGCGCTTTGCTAGTGTATATAAGGAGTTTAAGAGTATCGACCAGTTCAAAGCAGAGCTAGAATCTCTGTAG